The Hevea brasiliensis isolate MT/VB/25A 57/8 chromosome 9, ASM3005281v1, whole genome shotgun sequence nucleotide sequence CAGACGACGATGGCCATACTGCTAAAAGAAACAAGATCTTCACTTGACTCTGTTAACATCATAATAGTAACTTAACACTGCCACAGCTGCAACTACAGCAACTACCACAGCACTCTGTACAAGAAGTGTACACTTTGCAGCTTTGGAATGTGGAGTAAAGCCCAGCTCCGACAGTTTCTTGTGCGCTGCCGCATAGTCCGTGAAGAATGCATCCTCATCCTGCCACAAGTAATCATGCAAATCACAGATTCATCTCACACCTAAAAGCAGAATGCATTTATTTAGTCTGATTAATTACCCTTGCATATAGCTCAACATAGGAGCGGAACTTAGGATCTTCCACGAGAGCCTTGTCAGTGGGTAGTTTTAATAGTCCCTCTGAATTTCCTTTCAAAAGCTCCCTGATTAGAGTTCAATTGACAACACATGAACAGTCAATTTCAACATATTGATGCGATATAAAGTCATGCAACAATACATGATATAAAATTTCCTACTTGAAGTAGGAGTTGTCAAACTTCAAAGGCTCCTTAGTCCAAGCACCTTCGAAGCCTGATCTTTCCTTATGTGCCTTTCCCTATGAAACCAAGCAAAAACATCAAGTTCAAGCTTGTTTAGAACAATTCAATTCCAATTTCTGAGGAAATTACCAATGTGTGACCACCAGAGAGTGCCACAATTTCCTTGTCTGATAGACCCATTCGAGAAAAGACAACCTTTAAATGCGATGCACCTGCAACCAGATAAATTTAGAACAGtatatttttccatgaaaatgatCATAATGGAATTCAACTAAACTTTACAAATATACTCGGAGACAAACCCTGTTTTGCATCAGGAAGACGACCCTCTTCAGGAGATTCAGTTGAATCCTGATAAAGAAACAAAGGAAGTTACTGAACATGAACTATTAGGTGATTGAGAGTTTTCTACTACGAGAATACCTTTCTGCCTGGAACAAAATCGATTGTTGGACCTCCAGTGAACTCAACTGCAACAACCCCAGCAAGCTAAAATTTCCaaagaaaagaataaaataagttaaaattaaATCTATAACAGGAGATTTACTAAATTGCACAAAATAAAGTTTTTCCCTTCATGATACTGGTAGCAGATGTGATCAGGGCCAGATGGTTTTCCAATAAGAGGAGAAAATCAGAAACTTGAACCATTTGTACCCAGGTTCATCAAGGTTGAGATAATGTATCTAGAGCAGAAAAAATCTGTTGATGTTGAACACAACTATATCAGATTTTCTGAAAATAAGTATAATCACCTGATAGAGGTCAGCATACGTAATTTTGGGGTGTTTGGCCTTGATTTCCTCTGAAAAACAGAACCCGGAAGCTATttt carries:
- the LOC110663897 gene encoding L-ascorbate peroxidase 3; amino-acid sequence: MAAPLVDAEYLKEIGKARRDLRGLMSSKNCAPIMLRLAWHDAGTYDAKTKTGGPNGSIRNEKEYKHEANNGIKIAIDFCEEIKAKHPKITYADLYQLAGVVAVEFTGGPTIDFVPGRKDSTESPEEGRLPDAKQGASHLKVVFSRMGLSDKEIVALSGGHTLGKAHKERSGFEGAWTKEPLKFDNSYFKELLKGNSEGLLKLPTDKALVEDPKFRSYVELYARDEDAFFTDYAAAHKKLSELGFTPHSKAAKCTLLVQSAVVVAVVAAVAVLSYYYDVNRVK